One Candidatus Hydrogenedentota bacterium genomic region harbors:
- a CDS encoding alkaline phosphatase, whose protein sequence is MSVRARLCVIISTCAALSLFAPACATRSHANAQSTAAAHATPVAKNVIVMVGDGFGFNHALASDYYEHGEAGKHLYEREFTNLAMSTYSVNVEGGYDLSKAWTSFDYFTKASTDSAAAASAMSTGVKTKNGAIGVDVDGKSVKHIAEHAEELGKSSGVITTVPISHATPAGFSAHDASRSNYDVLARQMILDSKLDVIMGGGHPLFDADGKPRVPSSAEGKEYRYVGGQETWNKILAGSAGGDADGDGTPDLWTLVQSREEFQKLGSGDAPKRVLGLVQSAESTQVDRSGIDDERRDDAPYQTPLLETSPTLAEMSKAALNVLDSNPKGFFLMIEGGAIDWASHANAGGRMIEEVSDFNRAIEAVAEWVSANSSWDETLVIVTADHETGYIWGPGSNPDWKPLENKGKGVMPGIQFNSKGHSNNLVPFFVKGAGAEYVASKAVQTDKKRGPFLDNTDIAKSAMELMR, encoded by the coding sequence ATGTCTGTTCGTGCCCGTCTATGTGTAATCATCTCCACATGCGCCGCGCTAAGCCTGTTCGCGCCCGCATGCGCAACACGCTCTCACGCCAATGCTCAATCTACTGCCGCCGCACATGCCACGCCAGTCGCAAAGAACGTCATCGTGATGGTTGGCGACGGCTTTGGTTTTAATCACGCGCTCGCTTCCGATTATTACGAGCACGGCGAAGCCGGCAAGCACCTCTATGAGCGCGAGTTCACGAATCTTGCCATGTCCACGTATTCGGTCAACGTCGAAGGCGGATACGATCTCTCCAAGGCGTGGACCAGCTTCGACTACTTCACGAAGGCTTCCACCGACTCCGCCGCGGCCGCGTCGGCCATGTCGACGGGCGTCAAGACCAAGAACGGCGCAATTGGCGTCGATGTCGACGGCAAGTCGGTCAAGCATATCGCGGAGCATGCGGAAGAACTCGGCAAATCGAGCGGCGTAATCACGACGGTGCCAATCAGTCACGCTACGCCCGCGGGCTTCTCCGCGCACGATGCGAGCCGCAGCAATTACGATGTCCTGGCGCGGCAAATGATCCTCGACAGCAAACTCGACGTCATCATGGGGGGCGGCCACCCGTTGTTTGACGCGGACGGAAAGCCGAGAGTCCCCAGCTCCGCCGAAGGCAAGGAATACCGTTACGTTGGCGGGCAAGAGACGTGGAACAAAATACTCGCTGGCTCAGCAGGCGGCGATGCAGATGGCGATGGCACTCCCGATTTGTGGACGTTGGTGCAGTCGCGCGAAGAGTTCCAAAAACTGGGATCTGGCGACGCGCCGAAGCGCGTGTTGGGCCTGGTCCAATCCGCCGAATCGACTCAAGTCGATCGAAGCGGCATCGACGATGAGCGCAGAGACGATGCGCCGTATCAAACACCGCTTCTTGAGACTTCTCCAACACTCGCCGAAATGTCCAAGGCCGCGTTGAATGTTCTCGACAGCAATCCCAAAGGCTTCTTTCTGATGATTGAAGGCGGCGCCATCGACTGGGCCAGTCACGCCAACGCTGGCGGCCGCATGATTGAAGAAGTGTCCGACTTCAACCGTGCCATCGAAGCCGTTGCCGAGTGGGTGTCTGCAAACAGCAGTTGGGATGAGACCCTCGTGATCGTTACGGCCGATCATGAAACGGGCTACATCTGGGGACCCGGCTCAAACCCGGATTGGAAACCTCTTGAGAACAAAGGGAAAGGCGTTATGCCCGGTATTCAGTTCAACAGCAAGGGGCATTCGAACAACCTCGTTCCGTTCTTCGTCAAAGGCGCCGGCGCGGAGTACGTCGCTTCAAAAGCGGTCCAAACCGACAAGAAGCGCGGACCTTTCCTGGATAATACCGATATCGCCAAAAGCGCAATGGAACTGATGCGATAG
- a CDS encoding alpha/beta fold hydrolase translates to MIPSFLIDPADRNAPRDPQTGVMRGSEARDLGPEDAPNAVLFVHGFAGAGNNFNDLPERLAAKGWRVRVMRLPGHGTSPRDLENVTADELLSAVVSEATTLREKHTRVVLVGHSMGGALSTLTASRVPVDGIVLGGAYFGMTDRWYYGLKPERWTTLGRAVTRWVYKGRLFTQVNRKEAKKKIVSYTWIPTKSSVMLLELARRVNEPSTLSHVTCPVLMVHSHGDVAASAKAAERAFNAMASTKKELLWFDRSNHHIYWDYDADKVAEAVEGFCEMIEGSDSVVSHAKAVSSGS, encoded by the coding sequence ATGATCCCGTCCTTTCTGATCGATCCGGCAGACCGCAATGCACCGCGCGACCCTCAGACGGGCGTGATGCGAGGATCGGAGGCGCGTGACCTGGGCCCTGAAGACGCGCCAAACGCCGTGCTGTTTGTACATGGGTTTGCGGGAGCCGGAAACAACTTCAATGATTTGCCCGAGCGCCTCGCCGCGAAGGGATGGCGCGTTCGCGTAATGCGCCTGCCCGGACACGGAACGAGTCCGCGCGACCTGGAAAACGTGACAGCCGACGAATTGCTTAGCGCCGTTGTCTCCGAGGCCACTACGTTGCGCGAGAAGCACACTCGCGTGGTGCTTGTGGGGCATTCCATGGGTGGTGCGCTGTCCACGCTGACCGCATCACGTGTTCCCGTGGATGGAATCGTACTTGGCGGCGCGTACTTCGGGATGACCGATCGTTGGTACTACGGCCTGAAGCCCGAACGGTGGACGACGCTCGGAAGAGCGGTGACACGCTGGGTCTACAAGGGACGCCTGTTCACGCAGGTCAACCGCAAGGAAGCCAAGAAGAAGATCGTCTCGTACACGTGGATACCGACGAAATCGAGTGTGATGCTGCTGGAACTCGCGCGTCGTGTTAACGAGCCGTCCACGCTATCCCACGTGACTTGCCCAGTCCTGATGGTCCACTCGCATGGCGATGTGGCGGCGAGCGCAAAGGCCGCGGAACGCGCGTTCAACGCGATGGCTTCCACGAAGAAGGAACTGCTTTGGTTCGATCGCTCCAACCACCACATCTACTGGGACTATGACGCCGATAAAGTCGCAGAGGCCGTCGAAGGGTTTTGCGAGATGATCGAGGGGAGCGATTCTGTTGTCTCGCATGCGAAGGCTGTTTCCAGCGGTTCATAA